The following proteins are encoded in a genomic region of Nocardioides conyzicola:
- a CDS encoding FAD-binding oxidoreductase produces the protein MGCPLSRDPHYERLSLWHDTVDTDWSPRPPLPGDVEADVAIVGAGFTGLWTAHYLAEADPTLRIVVLEAETAGFGASGRNGGWCSALFPASLPTLAGYADRGAALAQHRAVRATVDEVVRVATAEGIDAQVSKGGTITLARSRAQWSRAKAEVAEARAWDRGDDDLRLLGRQEATEILHGSNTRGATYTPDCAALHPARLVRGLASAVERRGVTIHEQTRVTAIEPRLARTEHGTVRARTVLRATEGYTATLAGERRTMVPVYSLIIATEPLPAEVWDEIGLARRETFTDHRHLIVYGQRTADDRLVFGGRGAPYHLGSRIKPEYDRDEKVFARLYATLVDLFPVLRGTRVTHAWGGALGIPRDWCASVGLDRATGLGWAGGYVGDGVSTTNLAGRTLRDLVLGRDTELTRLPWVGHRSPGWEREPLRWLGINAGLRAMTLADAEESVTRMPSLVARTVAPLLG, from the coding sequence GTGGGGTGTCCGCTGAGCCGGGACCCCCACTACGAGCGGCTGTCGCTCTGGCACGACACGGTCGACACCGACTGGTCGCCACGGCCGCCGCTGCCGGGTGACGTCGAGGCCGACGTCGCCATCGTCGGTGCGGGCTTCACCGGCCTCTGGACCGCGCACTACCTGGCCGAGGCCGATCCGACACTGCGGATCGTCGTGCTCGAGGCCGAGACCGCCGGCTTCGGCGCGTCCGGCCGCAACGGCGGCTGGTGCTCGGCGCTCTTCCCGGCGTCCCTGCCGACGCTGGCGGGGTACGCCGACCGCGGCGCCGCCCTCGCCCAGCACCGCGCCGTGCGCGCCACCGTCGACGAGGTCGTCCGCGTCGCCACGGCGGAGGGCATCGACGCGCAGGTGAGCAAGGGCGGCACGATCACCCTGGCGCGGAGCCGCGCCCAGTGGTCGCGCGCGAAGGCCGAGGTCGCCGAGGCGCGGGCCTGGGACCGGGGCGACGACGACCTCCGGCTGCTCGGTCGGCAGGAGGCGACCGAGATCCTGCACGGGAGCAACACCCGCGGCGCGACGTACACGCCGGACTGCGCCGCCCTCCACCCCGCCCGCCTGGTCCGCGGGCTCGCGTCGGCGGTCGAGCGACGCGGGGTGACGATCCACGAGCAGACCCGGGTGACGGCGATCGAGCCGCGCCTCGCCCGGACCGAGCACGGCACCGTGAGGGCGCGCACCGTGCTCCGCGCGACCGAGGGCTACACCGCGACGCTGGCCGGCGAGCGGCGCACGATGGTGCCCGTCTACTCCCTGATCATCGCGACCGAGCCGCTGCCGGCCGAGGTGTGGGACGAGATCGGCCTGGCGCGGCGCGAGACGTTCACCGACCACCGGCACCTGATCGTCTACGGGCAGCGGACCGCCGACGACCGGTTGGTGTTCGGCGGGCGCGGTGCGCCGTACCACCTGGGCTCGCGGATCAAGCCGGAGTACGACCGCGACGAGAAGGTCTTCGCCCGGCTCTACGCCACCCTCGTCGACCTCTTCCCGGTGCTGCGGGGCACCCGCGTCACCCACGCGTGGGGCGGAGCGCTCGGCATCCCGCGCGACTGGTGCGCCTCGGTCGGCCTCGACCGCGCGACCGGGCTCGGCTGGGCCGGCGGGTACGTCGGCGACGGGGTCAGCACCACCAACCTCGCCGGCCGCACGCTGCGCGACCTCGTGCTGGGCCGCGACACCGAGCTCACCCGGTTGCCGTGGGTCGGGCACCGCTCCCCCGGCTGGGAGCGCGAGCCGCTGCGCTGGCTCGGCATCAACGCCGGCCTGCGGGCGATGACCCTCGCCGACGCGGAGGAATCCGTCACCCGGATGCCCAGCCTGGTAGCGCGCACGGTCGCTCCCCTGCTGGGATGA
- a CDS encoding ABC transporter ATP-binding protein → MAEQEPAAADGESYDGLRLRNVTKSFGAFTAVDDLDLDVPSGSFIALLGPSGCGKTTTLRMVAGLETPTAGSITLAGQDITYAKPYQRPVNTVFQSYALFPHLDIYENVAFGLRRRKRHDVDATVREMLELVELTSQARKKPAQLSGGQQQRVALARALINKPEVLLLDEPLGALDLKLRRSMQLEIKRIQTEVGLTFVHVTHDQEEAMTMADTVAVMNAGVIEQMGAPADLYENPQSTFVANFLGQSNLIEGTITNRAADLVTVDMHGIGVSVPAERCHADSDKGWIGIRPEKVLIGEPGEELDAPGNTIPGGVVTDVSFVGVSTQYLVRMPWGQELSVFQQNTGRHQIFAPGAKVELSWRPEYAFLLDFSQDASAGSQKVDAE, encoded by the coding sequence GTGGCTGAGCAGGAGCCGGCCGCGGCCGACGGCGAGTCGTACGACGGCCTGAGGCTGCGGAACGTGACGAAGTCCTTCGGGGCGTTCACCGCTGTCGACGACCTCGACCTCGACGTACCCAGCGGCTCGTTCATCGCCCTCCTCGGCCCGTCCGGGTGCGGCAAGACGACGACGCTGCGGATGGTCGCCGGTCTCGAGACGCCGACGGCGGGCTCGATCACGCTGGCCGGGCAGGACATCACCTACGCCAAGCCGTACCAGCGTCCGGTCAACACGGTCTTCCAGAGCTACGCGCTCTTCCCGCACCTCGACATCTACGAGAACGTGGCGTTCGGGCTGCGTCGCCGCAAGCGCCATGACGTCGACGCCACCGTGCGGGAGATGCTCGAGCTGGTGGAGCTGACCTCGCAGGCGCGCAAGAAGCCGGCGCAGCTCTCGGGCGGTCAGCAGCAGCGGGTCGCCCTCGCGCGGGCGCTGATCAACAAGCCGGAGGTGCTGCTGCTCGACGAGCCGCTCGGTGCGCTCGACCTCAAGCTGCGGCGCTCGATGCAGCTCGAGATCAAGCGGATCCAGACCGAGGTCGGGCTGACCTTCGTGCACGTGACCCACGACCAGGAGGAGGCCATGACGATGGCCGACACGGTCGCGGTCATGAACGCCGGGGTGATCGAGCAGATGGGCGCCCCGGCCGACCTGTACGAGAACCCCCAGTCGACGTTCGTCGCCAACTTCCTCGGCCAGTCCAACCTGATCGAGGGCACGATCACCAACCGGGCGGCCGACCTGGTGACGGTCGACATGCACGGCATCGGCGTCTCGGTGCCGGCCGAGCGCTGCCATGCCGACAGCGACAAGGGGTGGATCGGGATCCGGCCGGAGAAGGTGCTCATCGGCGAGCCGGGCGAGGAGCTCGACGCCCCGGGCAACACCATCCCGGGCGGCGTGGTCACCGACGTCAGCTTCGTCGGGGTCAGCACGCAGTACCTCGTCCGGATGCCGTGGGGCCAGGAGCTCTCGGTCTTCCAGCAGAACACCGGCCGCCACCAGATCTTCGCCCCGGGCGCGAAGGTCGAGCTGTCCTGGCGTCCCGAGTACGCGTTCCTCCTCGACTTCAGCCAGGACGCGTCCGCCGGCTCGCAGAAGGTCGACGCCGAATGA
- the ddaH gene encoding dimethylargininase, with product MTKRALVRRPGPRLDDGLLTHLERVPVDADLALRQWEAYVEALRAEGWETVEVPPVDDCPDAVFVEDTVVVLDDLAVISRPGADERKPETAGTEATLAALGYRIARIEAPGTLDGGDVLKHDRTVWVGLGGRTNSEGLEQLAAHLAPLGADVVGVPVSKVLHLKSAVTALPDGTVVGFEPLVDHPEEWDPFLPVPEEGGSHVVVLDESTVLMATSAPLTRALFEERGLRVVSVDLSEFEKLEGCVTCLSVRLRG from the coding sequence ATGACCAAGCGCGCCCTCGTCCGCCGCCCCGGCCCGCGTCTCGACGACGGCCTCCTCACCCACCTCGAGCGCGTCCCGGTCGACGCCGACCTCGCCCTCCGGCAGTGGGAGGCGTACGTCGAGGCGCTGCGGGCCGAGGGCTGGGAGACGGTCGAGGTGCCGCCGGTCGACGACTGCCCGGACGCGGTCTTCGTCGAGGACACCGTGGTCGTCCTCGACGACCTCGCGGTGATCAGCCGGCCGGGTGCCGACGAGCGCAAGCCGGAGACGGCCGGCACCGAGGCGACGCTCGCCGCACTCGGCTACCGGATCGCCCGCATCGAGGCGCCGGGCACCCTGGACGGCGGCGACGTGCTGAAGCACGACCGGACGGTCTGGGTGGGTCTCGGCGGGCGCACCAACAGCGAGGGGCTGGAGCAGCTCGCCGCCCACCTGGCTCCGCTCGGCGCGGACGTCGTCGGCGTACCCGTCTCAAAGGTGCTGCACCTCAAGTCGGCCGTCACCGCCTTGCCCGACGGCACCGTGGTCGGGTTCGAGCCGCTGGTCGACCACCCGGAGGAGTGGGACCCGTTCCTCCCGGTGCCCGAGGAGGGCGGCTCCCACGTGGTGGTGCTCGACGAGTCGACCGTGCTGATGGCGACGAGCGCCCCGCTGACCCGCGCGCTCTTCGAGGAGCGGGGCCTGCGGGTGGTGTCGGTCGACCTCAGCGAGTTCGAGAAGCTCGAGGGCTGCGTGACCTGCCTGTCGGTGCGGCTACGGGGCTGA
- a CDS encoding ABC transporter permease yields the protein MSETVRKRGRTGYLLLIPGVLWLGLFFVIPLYSLVATSLFDPSGSDTVGYTMTYHWANYSHVISDYWQPLVRSLAYGALATLFCLILGYVLAYAIAFKAGRWKNLMLVLVIAPFFTSFLVRTLSWKLLLADDGIIVNTLQFVHILGADGRLLATPFAVIAGLTYNFLPFMVLPLYASIDKIDPRLIEASSDLYANPFVGFFKVTWPLSLPGVVSGTLLTFIPAVGDYINAELLGSPNQRMIGSVIQSLFTNANNYPAAGALSVILMLLIVVMVLFYVRRAGTEDLL from the coding sequence ATGAGCGAGACGGTCCGCAAACGCGGCAGGACCGGCTATCTCCTGCTCATCCCCGGGGTGCTCTGGCTGGGCCTGTTCTTCGTGATCCCGCTCTACTCCCTGGTCGCGACCAGCCTCTTCGACCCGAGCGGGTCGGACACCGTCGGCTACACGATGACGTACCACTGGGCGAACTACTCGCACGTCATCAGCGACTACTGGCAGCCGCTCGTGCGCTCGCTGGCGTACGGCGCCCTCGCGACGCTCTTCTGCCTGATCCTGGGCTACGTGCTGGCGTACGCGATCGCGTTCAAGGCGGGCCGCTGGAAGAACCTGATGCTGGTGCTGGTGATCGCGCCGTTCTTCACCAGCTTCCTCGTCCGCACGCTGTCCTGGAAGCTGCTGCTCGCCGACGACGGCATCATCGTCAACACGCTGCAGTTCGTGCACATCCTGGGCGCCGACGGGCGCCTGCTCGCGACGCCGTTCGCCGTCATCGCCGGGCTGACGTACAACTTCCTGCCGTTCATGGTGCTGCCGCTCTATGCCAGCATCGACAAGATCGACCCGCGCCTGATCGAGGCGTCCAGCGATCTCTACGCGAACCCGTTCGTCGGCTTCTTCAAGGTCACCTGGCCGCTGTCGTTGCCGGGCGTCGTGTCCGGCACGCTGCTGACCTTCATCCCGGCGGTCGGTGACTACATCAACGCCGAGCTGCTGGGCAGCCCCAACCAGCGGATGATCGGCAGCGTCATCCAGAGCCTCTTCACCAACGCCAACAACTACCCGGCTGCGGGCGCACTGTCGGTCATCCTGATGCTGCTGATCGTGGTGATGGTCCTGTTCTACGTCCGCCGGGCCGGGACGGAGGACCTGCTGTGA
- the speB gene encoding agmatinase codes for MTRYGPQFGPDITFLGVDRVDLDDRDALGAADVVVVGAPFDGGTSHRPGTRFGPMAIRQTDYLPHDGSRPHLALRVDALQDVRVVDAGDVEMPPGEIERSLHALEEAVYAVSSAGAIPLVLGGDHSIALADATGVARHHGYGKVSMIHFDAHADTGDIEFGSLYGHGQPMRRLIESGALRGDRFLQMGLRGYWPGPETLGWMAEQRMRSYEMTEIGKRGLESCLDEAFEIALDECDAVFLSVDIDVCDPGHAPGTGTPEPGGLSSRQLLDAVRRICLELPVAGIDVVEVSPPYDHAEITAFLANRVCLEALSGLAARKHGLSHDPAGPLLEGR; via the coding sequence ATGACTCGGTACGGCCCGCAGTTCGGACCCGACATCACCTTCCTCGGCGTCGACCGGGTCGACCTCGACGACCGCGACGCGCTGGGTGCCGCCGACGTGGTCGTGGTGGGCGCGCCCTTCGACGGCGGTACGTCGCACCGCCCCGGCACCCGCTTCGGCCCGATGGCGATCCGGCAGACCGACTACCTGCCGCACGACGGCTCCCGGCCGCACCTCGCGCTCCGGGTCGACGCGCTGCAGGACGTCCGCGTCGTCGACGCCGGCGACGTCGAGATGCCACCGGGGGAGATCGAGCGCTCATTGCACGCGCTCGAGGAGGCGGTCTACGCGGTGAGCAGCGCCGGGGCGATCCCGCTGGTCCTCGGTGGCGACCACTCGATCGCGCTGGCCGACGCCACCGGCGTCGCGCGCCACCACGGCTACGGCAAGGTCTCGATGATCCACTTCGACGCGCACGCCGACACCGGCGACATCGAGTTCGGCTCGCTCTACGGCCACGGCCAACCGATGCGCCGGCTGATCGAGTCCGGCGCCCTGCGCGGCGACCGGTTCCTGCAGATGGGGCTGCGCGGCTACTGGCCCGGCCCCGAGACGCTCGGCTGGATGGCCGAGCAGCGCATGCGGTCCTATGAGATGACCGAGATCGGCAAGCGCGGGCTGGAGTCGTGCCTCGACGAGGCCTTCGAGATCGCGCTCGACGAGTGCGACGCCGTCTTCCTCTCGGTCGACATCGACGTGTGCGACCCCGGCCACGCGCCCGGCACCGGTACGCCGGAGCCGGGCGGCCTGTCGAGCCGTCAGCTCCTCGACGCCGTACGCCGGATCTGCCTGGAGCTCCCGGTCGCCGGCATCGACGTGGTCGAGGTGTCGCCGCCGTACGACCACGCCGAGATCACCGCGTTCCTCGCCAACCGGGTGTGCCTCGAGGCGCTGTCCGGCCTGGCCGCGCGCAAGCACGGTCTCTCGCACGACCCCGCCGGCCCACTGCTGGAAGGACGCTGA
- a CDS encoding aspartate aminotransferase family protein, protein MSTADYDHLQRAAKDHLWMHFTRHSTYDTSDVPIIVRGEGAYIYDAQGKRYLDGLGGLFVSQLGHGRTELADAAAAQAKELAFHPLWSYAHPNAILLAERIAGYAPGDLNRVFFTTGGGEAVESAWKLAKNFFKITGKPMKHKVISRSIAYHGTTQGALSITGLPPLKQQFEPLVPSTFRVPNTNIYRASEATGGFLDGSDPEAFGRWAADQIAVAIENEGPDTVAAVFLEPVQNAGGCFPPPPGYFQRVREICDEYDVLLVSDEVICAFGRLGYMFGAERYGYQPDIITCAKGITSGYSPLGAMIASDRLMEPFLHGAESFAHGFTFGGHPVSTAVAMANFDIFEKEHVLEHVRDHEGAFRSTLERLLDLPIVGDVRGDGYFYGIELVKDKDTRETFDEEESEKLLRGFLSKALYDEGLYCRADDRGDPVIQLSPPLICDQTHFDEMEQILRTVLDKAATLL, encoded by the coding sequence ATGAGCACCGCCGACTACGACCACCTGCAGCGCGCCGCGAAGGATCACCTGTGGATGCACTTCACCCGGCACTCGACGTACGACACGTCGGACGTCCCGATCATCGTCCGCGGTGAGGGTGCCTACATCTACGACGCGCAGGGCAAGCGCTACCTCGACGGTCTGGGTGGGCTGTTCGTGTCGCAGCTGGGTCACGGGCGCACCGAGCTCGCCGATGCGGCGGCCGCGCAGGCCAAGGAGCTCGCCTTCCACCCGCTGTGGTCCTACGCGCACCCCAACGCGATCCTGCTCGCCGAGCGCATCGCCGGCTACGCGCCCGGCGACCTCAACCGCGTCTTCTTCACGACCGGTGGCGGCGAGGCCGTCGAGTCCGCGTGGAAGCTCGCCAAGAACTTCTTCAAGATCACGGGCAAGCCGATGAAGCACAAGGTGATCAGCCGCTCGATCGCCTACCACGGCACCACCCAGGGCGCCCTGTCGATCACCGGGCTGCCGCCGCTGAAGCAGCAGTTCGAGCCGCTGGTCCCGTCCACCTTCCGGGTCCCGAACACCAACATCTACCGGGCCTCCGAGGCCACCGGCGGGTTCCTCGACGGCTCCGACCCCGAGGCCTTCGGTCGCTGGGCCGCCGACCAGATCGCGGTCGCGATCGAGAACGAAGGCCCCGACACCGTCGCGGCCGTCTTCCTGGAGCCGGTGCAGAACGCCGGCGGATGCTTCCCGCCGCCGCCCGGCTACTTCCAGCGGGTCCGCGAGATCTGCGACGAGTACGACGTGCTGCTGGTCTCCGACGAGGTCATCTGCGCCTTCGGTCGCCTGGGCTACATGTTCGGCGCCGAGCGCTACGGCTACCAGCCCGACATCATCACCTGCGCCAAGGGCATCACGTCGGGCTACTCGCCGCTCGGCGCGATGATCGCCTCCGACCGGCTGATGGAGCCCTTCCTGCACGGCGCCGAGTCCTTCGCCCACGGCTTCACCTTCGGCGGCCACCCGGTCTCGACCGCCGTCGCGATGGCCAACTTCGACATCTTCGAGAAGGAGCACGTCCTCGAGCACGTGCGCGACCACGAGGGCGCCTTCCGCTCCACCCTCGAGCGGCTCCTCGACCTGCCGATCGTCGGCGACGTCCGCGGCGACGGCTACTTCTACGGCATCGAGCTCGTCAAGGACAAGGACACCCGCGAGACCTTCGACGAGGAGGAGTCCGAGAAGCTGCTCCGCGGCTTCCTCTCCAAGGCGCTCTACGACGAAGGCCTCTACTGCCGCGCCGACGACCGCGGCGACCCGGTCATCCAGCTCTCTCCCCCGCTGATCTGCGACCAGACCCACTTCGACGAGATGGAGCAGATCCTCCGCACCGTCCTCGACAAGGCCGCCACCCTCCTGTAA
- a CDS encoding spermidine/putrescine ABC transporter substrate-binding protein codes for MAQGPTGGGRGGLSRRGLLKAGGGVAFAGVSIAALKLPFFGVEPRKVNPADCRATDVSAKDKRLIVSNWPAYIDPKKKATSTLRVFEDQTGITVDYTDDVNDNNEFYAKVKNQLGSCEPINRDMIVLTDWMAARMISLGWIQPLDKAKVPNLHANLIKPLRDRQWDKDLTYHAPWQSGLTGIAYNAAKTGEVKSFEELLTRSELKGKVSLLSEMRDTMGFMLKVVGANPSDFSDDDWANAIDKLRDVVASGQIRAFTGNEYIQDLAAGNIVACEAWSGDVIQAQFDNPDIKFIAPEEGLSLWSDNMLVPNLAKHQANAEKWIDYYYDPENAAKLAAYVNYICPVEGAQQEMEKVDPSLVDNKLIFPDDETLDVTFDFMPLSEEQITAYQGEFDDVTGG; via the coding sequence ATGGCGCAGGGACCCACCGGAGGTGGACGCGGCGGGCTGTCTCGTCGCGGGCTGCTCAAGGCCGGTGGCGGCGTCGCCTTCGCCGGCGTGAGCATCGCGGCGCTGAAGCTCCCGTTCTTCGGGGTCGAGCCCCGGAAGGTGAACCCGGCCGACTGCCGGGCGACCGACGTGTCCGCGAAGGACAAGCGGCTGATCGTGTCGAACTGGCCGGCGTACATCGACCCCAAGAAGAAGGCGACGTCGACCCTGCGGGTCTTCGAGGACCAGACCGGGATCACCGTCGACTACACCGACGACGTCAACGACAACAACGAGTTCTACGCCAAGGTCAAGAACCAGCTCGGCTCCTGCGAGCCGATCAACCGGGACATGATCGTCCTCACGGACTGGATGGCCGCCCGGATGATCTCGCTGGGCTGGATCCAGCCGCTCGACAAGGCCAAGGTCCCCAACCTGCACGCCAACCTGATCAAGCCGCTGCGGGATCGCCAGTGGGACAAGGACCTGACCTACCACGCACCGTGGCAGAGCGGCCTGACCGGGATCGCCTACAACGCCGCCAAGACGGGCGAGGTCAAGAGCTTCGAGGAGCTGCTCACCCGCTCCGAGCTCAAGGGCAAGGTCAGCCTGCTGAGCGAGATGCGCGACACGATGGGCTTCATGCTCAAGGTCGTGGGCGCCAACCCGAGCGACTTCAGCGACGACGACTGGGCCAACGCGATCGACAAGCTCCGTGACGTCGTCGCGTCCGGGCAGATCCGGGCCTTCACCGGCAACGAGTACATCCAGGACCTCGCGGCGGGCAACATCGTCGCCTGCGAGGCGTGGTCGGGCGACGTGATCCAGGCGCAGTTCGACAACCCGGACATCAAGTTCATCGCGCCGGAGGAGGGGTTGTCGCTCTGGAGCGACAACATGCTGGTCCCCAACCTGGCCAAGCACCAGGCCAACGCCGAGAAGTGGATCGACTACTACTACGACCCCGAGAACGCGGCCAAGCTGGCGGCGTACGTCAACTACATCTGTCCGGTCGAGGGCGCCCAGCAGGAGATGGAGAAGGTCGACCCGTCGCTCGTCGACAACAAGCTGATCTTCCCCGACGACGAGACCCTCGACGTCACCTTCGACTTCATGCCGCTGAGTGAAGAGCAGATCACTGCCTACCAAGGAGAGTTCGACGATGTCACAGGTGGCTGA
- a CDS encoding ABC transporter permease, with product MSTSTSTATGNRTVTYKQGSAAGRWLRGHLVLILGLIVLVYTFVPIFVVVLMSFNAPTSRLIYRFDGFTLHNWLNPCEAEGMCSALGTSIEIGLLATLGSTVLGTLIAFALVRHDFVGRSSMNLLIFLPMASPEIVMGSSLLALFVAAGRGGQLGFWTILIAHIMFCISFVVVTVRARLAGLDDNLEQAAMDLYATPQQTFWRVTFPLVFPGILGAALLSFSLSFDDFIVTNLNAGNTTTFPMFVWGVAQRGVPMQVNVVGTVMFLISVLIVVGGEVNSRRRQRALT from the coding sequence GTGAGCACCTCCACCAGCACCGCGACGGGCAACCGGACGGTCACCTACAAGCAGGGCTCCGCGGCGGGTCGCTGGCTGCGTGGACACCTGGTCCTGATCCTCGGCCTGATCGTGCTGGTCTACACGTTCGTGCCGATCTTCGTGGTCGTGCTGATGAGCTTCAACGCCCCGACCAGCCGGCTGATCTACCGCTTCGACGGCTTCACGCTCCACAACTGGCTCAACCCGTGCGAGGCCGAGGGCATGTGCAGCGCCCTCGGCACGAGCATCGAGATCGGCCTGCTCGCGACCCTCGGCTCGACGGTCCTCGGCACCCTGATCGCCTTCGCCCTGGTCCGCCACGACTTCGTCGGCCGGTCCTCGATGAACCTGCTGATCTTCCTGCCGATGGCCTCGCCCGAGATCGTGATGGGGTCCTCGCTGCTGGCGTTGTTCGTGGCCGCGGGCCGTGGCGGTCAGCTCGGCTTCTGGACGATCCTGATCGCGCACATCATGTTCTGCATCTCGTTCGTGGTGGTCACCGTGAGAGCCCGGTTGGCCGGTCTCGACGACAACCTCGAACAGGCGGCGATGGACCTCTACGCCACCCCGCAGCAGACGTTCTGGCGGGTGACCTTCCCGCTGGTCTTCCCCGGCATCCTGGGTGCGGCGCTGCTCAGCTTCTCGCTGTCCTTCGACGACTTCATCGTCACCAACCTCAACGCCGGCAACACCACGACGTTCCCGATGTTCGTCTGGGGCGTCGCCCAGCGCGGCGTACCGATGCAGGTCAACGTGGTCGGCACCGTGATGTTCCTGATCTCGGTCCTGATCGTCGTCGGCGGCGAGGTCAACAGCCGCCGCCGCCAGCGCGCCCTCACCTGA
- a CDS encoding amidohydrolase, translating to MTTLFTNGALFDGHRYLGAGEVLVGAGRILAVGRELGEADDVVDLQGGLISPGFVDAHVHAVQGGLERTRCDLTEGETREDYLRIIKEYADGHPDRPWILGGGWAMSAFPGGTPTAADLDAVVPDRPVFLPNRDHHGAWVNTRALELAGVDRHTPDPPDGRFERDADGHPTGTLHEGAMHAVASLTPQTTDDEYYEGLLEGQRYLHSYGVTGWQDAIVGAYAGMDDPGPTYLRAAREGDLSAHVVGALWWDRSRGEEQMAGLVERRDAYTHGQFRATSVKIMQDGVAENFTAALVEPYLDRCGHATSNTGHSFVDPVELREYVRLLDAVGFQVHVHAIGDRGAREALDAFEGTDPERRHHIAHLQLVHPDDVRRFAGLGVAANLQMLWACLDEQMVELTLPFLGEERATWQYPFGDLERAGARLVAGSDWPVSTPNPLEAIHVAVNRMEHGAVGSRRFLPEQAIALETAFAAYTSGSAWINHRDNAGMLRPGATADLVVLDRDPFAGSADDIGGTGVVSTWVDGTRVFEGYRQR from the coding sequence ATGACCACCCTCTTCACCAACGGCGCGCTCTTCGACGGTCACCGCTACCTCGGCGCCGGGGAGGTGCTGGTCGGCGCGGGGCGGATCCTGGCCGTCGGTCGTGAGCTCGGGGAGGCGGACGACGTCGTCGACCTGCAGGGCGGGTTGATCAGCCCTGGATTCGTCGACGCCCACGTGCACGCGGTCCAAGGCGGGCTGGAGCGCACCCGCTGCGACCTGACCGAGGGCGAGACGCGCGAGGACTACCTCCGGATCATCAAGGAGTACGCCGACGGGCACCCCGACCGTCCCTGGATCCTGGGCGGCGGCTGGGCGATGTCGGCGTTCCCGGGCGGCACGCCGACCGCGGCCGACCTGGACGCGGTCGTGCCGGACCGGCCGGTCTTCCTGCCCAACCGCGACCACCACGGCGCCTGGGTCAACACCCGCGCGCTCGAGCTCGCCGGCGTCGACCGGCACACGCCCGACCCGCCGGACGGCCGCTTCGAGCGCGACGCCGACGGCCACCCCACCGGCACCCTGCACGAGGGCGCCATGCACGCGGTCGCGTCGCTCACCCCGCAGACCACCGACGACGAGTACTACGAAGGCCTCCTCGAGGGCCAGCGCTACCTCCACTCGTACGGCGTGACCGGGTGGCAGGACGCCATCGTCGGGGCGTACGCCGGCATGGACGACCCCGGCCCGACGTACCTGCGGGCCGCGCGCGAGGGCGACCTCTCGGCCCACGTCGTCGGCGCGCTCTGGTGGGACCGCAGCCGCGGCGAGGAGCAGATGGCCGGCCTCGTCGAGCGCCGCGACGCCTACACCCACGGGCAGTTCCGTGCCACGAGCGTCAAGATCATGCAGGACGGGGTGGCCGAGAACTTCACCGCCGCGCTCGTCGAGCCCTACCTCGACCGCTGCGGCCACGCGACCTCCAACACCGGCCACTCGTTCGTCGACCCGGTCGAGCTGCGCGAGTACGTCCGCCTGCTCGACGCCGTCGGCTTCCAGGTCCACGTGCACGCGATCGGCGACCGCGGTGCGCGCGAGGCGCTCGACGCCTTCGAGGGCACCGATCCCGAGCGGCGCCACCACATCGCCCACCTGCAGCTGGTGCACCCCGACGACGTACGCCGCTTCGCCGGGCTCGGCGTCGCGGCCAACCTGCAGATGCTCTGGGCCTGCCTCGACGAGCAGATGGTCGAGCTGACGCTGCCGTTCCTGGGCGAGGAGCGCGCGACCTGGCAGTACCCGTTCGGCGACCTGGAGCGCGCCGGCGCCCGGCTGGTCGCGGGCAGCGACTGGCCGGTCAGCACGCCGAACCCCCTGGAGGCGATCCACGTCGCCGTCAACCGGATGGAGCACGGGGCGGTCGGCAGCCGACGGTTCCTCCCCGAGCAGGCGATCGCGCTCGAGACCGCGTTCGCGGCGTACACCTCCGGCTCGGCCTGGATCAACCACCGCGACAACGCGGGCATGCTGCGCCCGGGAGCGACCGCGGACCTCGTCGTGCTGGACCGCGACCCGTTCGCCGGGTCCGCCGACGACATCGGCGGCACCGGCGTGGTGTCGACCTGGGTCGACGGGACCCGGGTCTTCGAGGGCTACCGCCAGAGGTAG
- a CDS encoding Lrp/AsnC family transcriptional regulator produces MSRNPGRTSQPLDDVSKAIIEQLQQDGRRSYAAIGKVVGLSEAAVRQRVQRLIESGVMQVVAVTDPLEMGFARQAMVGVRVTGPLEPVADRLAELDEVDYVVVTAGSFDLLVEVVCESDEHLLELISGQIRAIDGVAGTETFMYLSLRKQTYSWGVR; encoded by the coding sequence ATGAGCCGGAATCCAGGTCGTACGTCGCAGCCTCTCGACGACGTCTCCAAGGCGATCATCGAGCAGCTGCAGCAGGACGGGCGCCGTTCGTACGCCGCCATCGGGAAGGTCGTCGGCCTGTCCGAGGCTGCCGTCCGCCAGCGGGTGCAGCGCCTGATCGAGTCGGGCGTGATGCAGGTGGTCGCGGTGACCGACCCGCTGGAGATGGGGTTCGCCCGGCAGGCGATGGTCGGGGTCCGCGTCACCGGCCCCCTGGAGCCGGTCGCCGACCGGCTGGCCGAGCTCGACGAGGTCGACTACGTCGTGGTGACCGCGGGCTCCTTCGACCTCCTCGTCGAGGTCGTGTGCGAGAGCGACGAGCACCTGCTCGAGCTGATCTCGGGACAGATCCGGGCGATCGACGGCGTCGCCGGGACCGAGACGTTCATGTACCTCAGCCTGCGCAAGCAGACCTACTCGTGGGGTGTCCGCTGA